In Rattus norvegicus strain BN/NHsdMcwi chromosome 1, GRCr8, whole genome shotgun sequence, a genomic segment contains:
- the Ascl2 gene encoding achaete-scute homolog 2 isoform X1 gives MESHFNWYGVPRLQKASDACPRESCSSALPEAREGANVHFPPHPVPREHFSCGAPKPVAGAPALNASLMDGGALPRLVPTSSGVAGACTARRRPPSPELLRCSRRRRSGATEASSSSAAVARRNERERNRVKLVNLGFQALRQHVPHGGANKKLSKVETLRSAVEYIRALQRLLAEHDAVRAALSGGLLTPATRPSDVCTQPSASPASASLSCTSTSPDRLGCSEPASPRSAYSSEDSSCEGETYPMGQMFDFSNWLGGY, from the exons ATGGAATCGC ACTTTAACTGGTACGGGGTCCCAAGGCTCCAGAAGGCTAGCGACGCGTGCCCTAGGGAATCCTGCAGCAGTGCCCTGCCTGAGGCCCGTGAAGGTGCGAACGTCCACTTCCCACCGCACCCGGTTCCTCGCGAGCACTTTTCCTGTGGCGCACCGAAACCCGTAGCGGGGGCCCCGGCGCTGAATGCAAGCTTGATGGACGGCGGCGCGCTGCCCAGACTCGTGCCCACCTCGTCTGGAGTCGCTGGAGCCTGCACTGCTCGGCGGAGACCCCCGTCCCCGGAACTGCTTCGCTGCAGCCGACGGCGGCGATCGGGAGCAACGGAGGCCAGCAGCAGCTCGGCGGCCGTGGCACGCCGCAATGAGCGTGAGCGCAACCGCGTAAAGCTGGTAAACTTGGGCTTCCAGGCGCTGCGGCAGCACGTGCCGCACGGCGGCGCCAACAAGAAGCTGAGTAAGGTGGAGACGCTGCGCTCCGCGGTAGAGTACATCCGTGCGCTGCAGCGGCTGCTAGCAGAGCACGACGCGGTGCGTGCTGCGCTCTCTGGGGGTCTATTAACACCCGCTACTCGGCCGTCCGATGTGTGCACGCAGCCCTCCGCCTCCCCTGCCAGCGCGTCTCTGTCCTGCACCTCTACATCCCCAGACCGCCTAGGCTGCTCCGAGCCTGCCTCTCCGCGCTCCGCCTACTCGTCGGAGGACAGCAGCTGCGAGGGAGAGACTTACCCGATGGGGCAGATGTTTGACTTTTCCAATTGGTTAGGGGGCTACTGA